One part of the Melioribacteraceae bacterium genome encodes these proteins:
- a CDS encoding SDR family NAD(P)-dependent oxidoreductase, giving the protein MKSLKGKSVFITGVTSGIGKACVYAFAAEGARLVISARRKNLVDEIAADIKKKYNSELYAFQLDVSSKKNVDDAIDSLPEEFKRIDILVNNAGMGRGMNKLYEDNPDGWEEMIDTNVKGLLYVTRAVINQMVERKEGHVINIGSIAGHEPYTRGAVYCASKAAVAAITKSLRMDVMDKNIRISTVDPGLVQTGFSKVRFYGDEAKAESVYKGYTPLSPEDIADAVVFIATRPEHVNIAQMIIFPTAQASSTMVHKEPV; this is encoded by the coding sequence ATGAAATCTCTAAAAGGTAAATCAGTTTTTATAACTGGAGTTACTTCCGGAATAGGTAAAGCATGCGTTTATGCGTTTGCGGCTGAAGGTGCAAGACTTGTAATAAGCGCCCGAAGAAAAAATCTGGTAGATGAAATTGCCGCTGATATAAAGAAAAAATATAATTCCGAGCTCTATGCTTTTCAACTTGATGTAAGCAGTAAAAAAAATGTTGATGATGCTATAGATTCCTTGCCCGAGGAATTTAAGAGGATCGATATCCTGGTTAATAATGCCGGCATGGGAAGGGGTATGAATAAATTGTACGAGGATAATCCTGACGGATGGGAGGAAATGATCGATACCAACGTGAAAGGATTGCTCTATGTTACCAGAGCTGTAATTAACCAGATGGTAGAAAGAAAAGAGGGTCATGTAATTAACATCGGTTCAATTGCAGGGCATGAACCTTATACCAGAGGAGCTGTTTACTGCGCATCAAAAGCGGCTGTCGCCGCTATTACAAAATCTCTCCGAATGGATGTTATGGATAAGAATATCCGTATCAGCACCGTCGATCCTGGACTTGTTCAAACTGGATTCAGCAAAGTAAGATTTTACGGAGACGAGGCGAAAGCAGAGTCCGTCTATAAGGGATATACTCCTTTATCCCCGGAAGACATTGCAGATGCAGTAGTATTTATAGCCACTAGGCCGGAACATGTTAATATTGCGCAGATGATTATTTTCCCGACAGCCCAGGCTTCTTCAACTATGGTTCATAAAGAACCGGTCTGA
- a CDS encoding L-threonylcarbamoyladenylate synthase, with product MEFFELHPVTPQLRYINKAVEVLRSGGVIIYPTDTVYGFGCDIFNKEALERVYQIKHEAGTKLFSFICPDLKDISKYAKVSDYAYKTMKKLLPGPYTFVLPAAREVPKKLWTKRKTVGIRVPDHKIALLLAKELGNPIVSTSVTNRKGDLLFNPDEIKVIFNVQVDLMLSSGALEGKPSSIVDLSKDKPEIIREGAGDISIFLNL from the coding sequence ATGGAATTTTTTGAACTTCATCCGGTAACGCCGCAGTTGCGTTATATTAATAAAGCTGTTGAGGTACTGCGAAGCGGAGGAGTAATTATTTATCCTACTGATACTGTCTACGGATTCGGATGCGATATTTTTAATAAGGAAGCACTTGAAAGAGTATATCAGATAAAACATGAAGCCGGCACAAAACTTTTCAGTTTTATATGTCCCGACCTGAAAGACATTTCTAAGTACGCAAAGGTTTCTGATTATGCTTACAAGACTATGAAAAAGCTTCTGCCCGGGCCTTATACATTCGTCCTTCCTGCCGCCAGAGAAGTACCAAAAAAATTATGGACGAAACGTAAGACAGTCGGTATAAGAGTACCGGATCATAAAATCGCGCTACTTCTTGCAAAAGAACTTGGAAATCCGATTGTAAGTACTTCCGTAACAAACAGGAAAGGCGACCTTTTATTCAATCCCGACGAGATAAAGGTAATTTTCAACGTTCAGGTCGACCTTATGTTATCGAGCGGCGCCCTTGAGGGAAAACCATCTAGTATTGTCGACCTTAGTAAGGACAAGCCGGAAATTATCCGTGAAGGAGCCGGCGATATAAGTATCTTCCTTAACCTATAG
- a CDS encoding MFS transporter gives MKSRIPRTVWILGFVSLFTDFASEMLYPLTPLFLSASLGASMSLIGLIEGAAEITAGLLKGYFGYLSDKTGKRSLFVKTGYALSAFVKPIPGFIPSTITVIFSRVTDRIGKGIRTAPRDALLASASNGNTGSIFGFHRAMDTVGAVLGPVTALVLLNIFTGDYVLIYMIAVIPSLIAVIFALSVNDKTVAYTSPIQPISIKKFWRDSAAEFKWLLILLTVFSFVNSSDVFLILKTKNISGSDHWALSGYIFYNIIYASVSYPLGKLSDRFGKPQIFITGLLIFSIVYLGFGISGDVYLNFLLFGLYGIYAGATEGISKAWISDIVPDHFRGTAIGAVTTLGSFGIMAGSFFAGFLWDHFGSLVPFLFSSIISAILAAVLYYLLKKKVI, from the coding sequence ATGAAAAGCAGAATACCGCGGACAGTCTGGATACTCGGCTTCGTAAGCCTCTTCACAGATTTTGCGAGCGAAATGCTCTACCCTTTAACTCCACTTTTCCTTTCGGCTTCACTCGGGGCTTCGATGTCTCTAATTGGTCTGATTGAAGGTGCTGCGGAAATTACTGCAGGATTACTGAAAGGTTACTTCGGCTACCTATCCGATAAGACAGGAAAAAGATCACTCTTTGTAAAAACCGGTTATGCACTCTCCGCTTTTGTAAAACCAATTCCTGGATTTATTCCTTCTACAATTACGGTGATTTTTTCAAGGGTAACAGACAGGATTGGTAAGGGAATACGAACCGCACCCCGCGATGCTCTTCTTGCATCAGCTTCAAATGGAAATACAGGCAGTATTTTCGGATTCCATAGGGCTATGGATACTGTCGGTGCAGTGCTCGGACCTGTAACTGCTCTAGTGCTTCTGAATATCTTCACCGGTGATTATGTCCTGATATACATGATAGCGGTTATCCCTTCTTTAATTGCAGTTATCTTTGCTCTTAGCGTAAATGATAAAACAGTCGCATACACTTCTCCAATTCAACCAATCTCAATAAAAAAGTTCTGGCGGGATTCGGCTGCAGAATTCAAATGGCTTTTAATTCTACTGACGGTTTTTTCATTTGTAAACAGCAGCGATGTTTTTCTAATCCTCAAAACAAAAAATATTTCCGGGTCGGATCATTGGGCCTTATCCGGATATATTTTCTATAATATTATTTATGCGTCGGTCTCCTATCCGCTCGGAAAGCTTTCGGACAGATTCGGCAAACCTCAAATTTTCATAACAGGACTTCTGATTTTTTCAATCGTTTATCTCGGATTTGGAATTAGCGGTGATGTTTACTTGAATTTTTTACTCTTCGGTCTTTATGGAATTTATGCCGGAGCCACCGAAGGAATATCTAAAGCATGGATCTCGGATATTGTTCCGGATCATTTTAGGGGAACCGCAATCGGAGCTGTGACAACACTTGGAAGTTTCGGAATTATGGCCGGTTCTTTTTTTGCCGGATTTCTCTGGGATCATTTCGGCTCCCTTGTTCCATTCCTGTTTTCTTCGATTATTAGCGCTATACTGGCCGCTGTACTCTATTATCTCCTGAAAAAGAAGGTTATATAG
- the queC gene encoding 7-cyano-7-deazaguanine synthase QueC, protein MILLFLACIYMDYMNKDKLAVVAVSGGMDSCVTAAIASEHYNLAFIHVNYGQRTESRELKAFHDIADYYRSEKKMVIDFGHLAKIGGSSLTDKSIEVTKADLQSHDVPSSYVPFRNANILSACVSWAEVIGAEAIFIGAVYEDASGYPDCRPQFYEAFEKMVDLGTKPETKIKILTPIINFSKADIVKKGIELKAPLHLTWSCYQSEDEACGVCDSCAFRLRGFQQAGVEDPIPYKVKPDYRDYSL, encoded by the coding sequence ATGATTTTACTATTTTTAGCATGCATTTATATGGATTATATGAATAAAGATAAGCTGGCTGTGGTTGCTGTGAGCGGGGGAATGGATAGCTGCGTTACCGCTGCAATTGCAAGCGAACATTATAATCTGGCGTTTATTCATGTTAATTACGGTCAAAGGACCGAGTCACGTGAATTAAAAGCTTTTCATGACATTGCCGATTACTATCGTTCTGAAAAAAAAATGGTAATCGATTTCGGGCATCTCGCAAAGATTGGCGGCTCTTCATTGACGGATAAATCAATCGAAGTAACAAAGGCCGATCTTCAAAGTCATGATGTGCCGAGTTCCTATGTTCCTTTTAGAAACGCTAATATTTTGAGTGCGTGTGTAAGCTGGGCCGAAGTAATTGGTGCTGAAGCGATCTTCATAGGCGCTGTTTATGAAGATGCTTCCGGCTACCCCGATTGCCGCCCGCAATTTTATGAAGCATTCGAAAAAATGGTTGATCTAGGTACGAAACCGGAAACTAAAATTAAAATTTTAACCCCTATTATAAATTTTTCGAAAGCTGATATTGTGAAGAAGGGGATTGAATTGAAAGCTCCGCTACATCTTACGTGGTCGTGTTATCAAAGTGAGGATGAAGCATGCGGTGTGTGCGACAGCTGCGCTTTCCGTCTCCGCGGTTTCCAGCAGGCTGGCGTAGAAGATCCGATACCCTATAAGGTGAAACCGGATTACCGGGATTACTCTTTATAA
- the queF gene encoding preQ(1) synthase, translating into MDSKTKILVTFPNPNPERDYTIIHTAPEFTSLCPVTGQPDFATIVLEYIPEKICVELKSYKFYLQSFRNDGIYFEAVTNRILNDLVKVCKPRYMKITAKFNTRGGIYSEIIAEQRRKKLKKKFV; encoded by the coding sequence ATGGATTCGAAAACAAAAATACTTGTTACTTTTCCCAATCCGAATCCGGAAAGGGATTACACAATTATTCATACGGCACCGGAATTTACATCCCTATGTCCCGTTACCGGTCAACCAGATTTCGCTACTATTGTACTTGAATATATACCCGAGAAAATCTGTGTTGAACTGAAGAGCTATAAATTTTATTTGCAGTCATTCCGGAACGACGGTATCTACTTCGAAGCCGTTACAAACAGAATATTGAACGATCTTGTAAAAGTCTGCAAACCCCGTTACATGAAAATTACAGCAAAGTTTAATACGCGCGGAGGAATCTACTCCGAAATAATCGCAGAACAGAGAAGAAAAAAATTGAAAAAGAAATTTGTTTGA
- a CDS encoding tyrosine phenol-lyase — MAKKIIKRSWAEPFKIKMVEPIKMTNREYREKAAKQAGYNTFLLKSADVYIDLLTDSGTNAMSDYQWAGMMLGDEAYAGSRNFYYLWDNIKKYYGMPYLVPTHQGRGAEHLVSKAMIKPGDYIPGNMYFTTTRLHQELAGGTFVDVIIDEAHDSQNRHPFKGNIDLQKLEDLIKKVGAKKIPYVSMAGPVNMAGGQPFSMENLRAVKKLTDKYGVKLWFDATRATENAYYIKTREKGFEDKTIAFILKEMCSNFDGLWVSAKKDLMVNIGGFLATRNKKVFEETSNMVVVYEGLHTYGGLAGRDMEAMARGIEEMVQYDNIRARIGQIEYCGNQLEKYGIPMVYPFGGHAIFLDAKRFLPHLKQDLFPAQTLAAEIYEDSGVRGMERGIVSAGRDPETGKHRYPKLELVRLTFPRRVYTQAHIDVMVESIAQVYEERKKIKGLKMVYEPKYLRFFQAKFAKI; from the coding sequence ATGGCAAAGAAAATTATTAAAAGAAGCTGGGCTGAACCGTTCAAAATAAAAATGGTTGAGCCGATTAAAATGACAAACAGGGAATACCGCGAGAAAGCCGCCAAACAGGCAGGCTACAATACATTCCTCTTAAAATCCGCAGATGTGTATATTGATCTTTTAACTGACAGCGGCACTAACGCAATGAGCGATTATCAGTGGGCAGGTATGATGCTTGGCGACGAAGCTTACGCAGGCAGCAGAAATTTCTATTACCTGTGGGATAATATTAAGAAATACTACGGAATGCCTTATCTCGTACCTACTCATCAGGGCCGCGGTGCCGAACACCTTGTATCCAAAGCTATGATTAAACCCGGCGATTATATCCCGGGCAATATGTACTTTACCACAACCCGTCTTCATCAGGAGCTTGCCGGCGGTACTTTCGTAGATGTCATTATAGATGAAGCCCACGATTCCCAGAACAGGCATCCTTTCAAGGGAAATATTGATCTTCAGAAACTCGAAGACCTTATCAAAAAAGTCGGCGCTAAGAAAATTCCTTACGTTAGTATGGCAGGTCCCGTTAATATGGCGGGCGGACAGCCTTTCTCTATGGAGAATCTCCGCGCGGTAAAAAAACTTACTGATAAATACGGCGTGAAACTCTGGTTCGATGCTACACGCGCAACGGAAAATGCCTATTATATAAAAACACGTGAAAAAGGATTTGAGGATAAAACGATTGCCTTCATTCTTAAAGAAATGTGCTCAAACTTCGACGGACTCTGGGTGAGCGCTAAGAAAGACCTGATGGTTAACATCGGTGGTTTCCTTGCTACGCGAAATAAGAAAGTCTTCGAAGAAACAAGCAATATGGTTGTTGTTTATGAAGGTCTGCATACTTACGGCGGACTTGCAGGGCGCGATATGGAAGCAATGGCTCGCGGTATTGAGGAAATGGTTCAGTATGATAATATCCGTGCGAGAATTGGACAGATTGAATACTGCGGTAACCAGCTCGAGAAGTACGGCATCCCGATGGTTTATCCTTTCGGCGGTCACGCTATATTCCTTGATGCTAAGAGATTTTTACCTCATCTGAAACAGGATCTTTTCCCCGCGCAAACACTTGCTGCCGAAATTTACGAGGACAGCGGTGTGAGAGGAATGGAGAGAGGAATTGTATCGGCAGGACGCGATCCTGAGACCGGTAAACACCGTTATCCCAAACTTGAACTTGTTCGTCTTACTTTCCCGAGAAGAGTTTATACTCAGGCTCATATCGATGTTATGGTTGAGTCGATTGCTCAGGTCTATGAAGAAAGAAAGAAAATTAAAGGTTTGAAAATGGTTTATGAACCGAAATACCTAAGATTCTTCCAGGCAAAATTTGCCAAGATCTAA
- a CDS encoding HD domain-containing protein — MDPIKIKEKYFDDRDRVFNDPDLLKDPFKFCITYSVLVEEYITKVLKGIKLNCAVASVGSFSRRELSPFSDIDIMFIFDKVEGNDDLIKESVTRLWDAGIEVSHTIREYSDIEKFLNTDLHAYTQFLETRFILGSARVYNEWNKRVFKPLTKEHKKELILEFFEDIRLRYQKFGDSAKVLEPNVKYTAGALRDLQVIEWIYSIWHDLFLSNQEEISQTEVFLLEMKKNKILLPRAVARLQDSYKYILSTRNLLHLISGHKNDRLEFIYQEKIAVALGYPADGWHPYMKKYFESSNVIKRFSRTMMKRFQEEISDQVSDYLAIELDDDYSIKNGVISLTSKSGLTLSSIMRAFYYRCINDARFDENLRSNIIETVIDLEETQNLEHQSSVFFREILNLPKNVAKTLEVMNELGVLGAFMPEFKELVGFFQPGVYHCYTADEHTLIALKNLEHLSLENSQLAKMFRTLDRKDILYLAVLFHDIAKPISISGHEIIGAEIANSVMERLGYDQKEIQTVQFLVRMHLVMEQVAFRRNLNDPSTLNNFAIQFPNSEWIDLLYLLTYADLSAVSQVVWTQWKSDLLHELYRKTKTMIDDRISGHELLSSSVQDIMKESGFSDDESFKSHIESIDDLGYLQHFTQDEINKHIEEIEKGSPVSVFFKEEGGYTSVTVITRDSEALLSRLCGTLSINDLNIHDAKIFTRKDGIVIDSFNVTDFRTGSVVNESRFEKIRNDLDLTIDNQLQITKEFSKIKSKWWRIENKLFKRKGKIKIAFEKHDKYTIIDIYSPDRLGLLYQITKKMNELGLGIYFAKINTKEDGIVDSFYILDRNRKKISPNDYQLITLELTETINEML, encoded by the coding sequence ATGGATCCGATCAAAATTAAAGAAAAATATTTTGACGATAGAGACAGGGTCTTTAATGACCCCGATCTCCTTAAAGATCCATTTAAATTCTGTATCACGTATTCCGTACTCGTAGAGGAATACATAACCAAAGTTCTTAAAGGGATTAAATTAAACTGTGCGGTTGCCTCCGTCGGAAGTTTCAGCAGAAGAGAACTCTCCCCCTTCTCGGATATCGATATAATGTTCATTTTCGATAAGGTTGAGGGCAACGACGACCTTATTAAAGAATCGGTTACAAGATTATGGGATGCAGGTATTGAAGTCTCTCATACAATCCGGGAGTATTCCGACATAGAAAAATTTCTGAATACGGATCTCCACGCTTACACCCAATTTCTGGAAACACGTTTTATTCTTGGCAGTGCAAGAGTATATAATGAATGGAATAAGAGAGTTTTCAAACCTCTTACAAAAGAGCATAAAAAAGAATTGATCTTGGAATTTTTTGAGGATATAAGATTACGTTACCAGAAGTTCGGGGATTCAGCCAAGGTACTTGAACCGAACGTGAAATATACAGCCGGCGCTCTAAGGGATCTTCAGGTTATTGAATGGATCTATTCGATATGGCACGATCTCTTTCTTTCGAATCAGGAGGAGATTTCTCAAACTGAGGTCTTCCTTCTAGAAATGAAAAAGAATAAGATTCTTCTACCCCGCGCCGTTGCACGGCTTCAGGATAGTTATAAATACATTCTAAGTACCAGGAATCTTCTGCATTTGATATCCGGACATAAAAACGACCGGCTCGAATTTATTTATCAGGAAAAGATTGCTGTCGCTCTTGGATACCCAGCCGATGGCTGGCATCCGTATATGAAAAAGTATTTTGAATCTTCGAATGTTATAAAACGGTTTTCACGCACTATGATGAAAAGATTCCAGGAGGAAATCTCAGATCAGGTTTCCGACTATCTTGCTATTGAGCTCGACGACGACTATTCGATTAAGAACGGTGTAATATCACTGACTTCCAAATCCGGATTGACTCTTTCATCTATTATGAGGGCATTTTATTACAGGTGTATTAACGATGCCCGCTTCGATGAAAACCTCCGTTCGAATATTATCGAAACCGTAATTGATCTTGAAGAAACGCAGAATCTGGAACACCAGTCGTCCGTTTTCTTCCGTGAAATTCTCAATCTGCCGAAGAATGTAGCCAAAACTCTCGAGGTGATGAACGAGCTTGGTGTGCTCGGTGCTTTTATGCCGGAGTTTAAAGAGCTTGTTGGATTTTTTCAGCCGGGTGTTTACCATTGCTATACCGCTGATGAGCATACACTTATCGCCTTGAAAAACCTTGAGCATCTTTCACTTGAAAATTCGCAGCTGGCTAAAATGTTTAGAACTCTCGACAGGAAAGATATTCTTTATCTTGCAGTTCTGTTCCATGATATCGCAAAACCGATTTCTATTTCCGGTCATGAAATCATCGGTGCTGAAATAGCCAATTCGGTTATGGAGCGGCTGGGATACGATCAGAAGGAGATTCAAACTGTCCAGTTCCTTGTAAGGATGCATCTTGTTATGGAACAGGTTGCATTCCGTAGAAACCTGAATGACCCATCAACCCTCAATAATTTTGCAATCCAATTCCCGAATTCGGAATGGATCGACCTTCTATATCTTCTTACATATGCAGATCTCTCCGCGGTTTCTCAGGTTGTCTGGACTCAATGGAAGAGCGACCTTCTTCACGAACTCTACAGAAAAACCAAAACCATGATCGATGACCGTATCAGCGGGCACGAGCTTCTTTCTTCAAGTGTTCAGGACATTATGAAGGAATCCGGATTCTCAGATGACGAATCGTTCAAGAGTCATATAGAATCGATCGACGACCTCGGATATCTTCAGCATTTTACTCAGGATGAAATTAATAAACACATTGAGGAGATCGAGAAAGGATCGCCGGTTTCTGTCTTCTTCAAAGAGGAAGGCGGATATACTTCGGTAACCGTAATTACAAGGGATTCCGAGGCGCTTCTCTCGAGGCTCTGCGGAACGCTTTCTATCAACGACCTGAATATTCACGACGCAAAAATATTTACTCGCAAAGACGGAATTGTGATTGATAGCTTCAACGTAACGGATTTCAGAACCGGATCGGTTGTAAATGAATCCCGCTTCGAAAAGATCCGGAATGATCTTGATCTTACAATCGATAACCAGCTTCAGATTACAAAAGAATTCAGCAAAATAAAATCGAAATGGTGGCGGATAGAGAATAAACTATTTAAACGGAAAGGTAAAATTAAAATTGCTTTCGAGAAGCATGACAAATACACGATAATAGATATTTATTCTCCGGATCGACTCGGCCTTCTATACCAGATAACAAAAAAAATGAATGAGCTCGGACTCGGAATTTACTTTGCCAAGATTAATACAAAGGAGGACGGCATTGTAGATTCATTTTACATACTCGACAGGAACAGAAAAAAAATCTCTCCCAACGATTACCAGCTAATTACTCTTGAATTAACAGAAACAATAAACGAAATGCTATAG
- the murI gene encoding glutamate racemase has product MDRTNPIGFFDSGIGGLTVVKAVSQLLPNENIVYFGDTARVPYGSKSNDTVVEYSIQAANFLLRKNIKLMVVACNTASSVALKELKRFLTIPVIGMIEPGSKLALRESGNGKIGVIGTNATINNKAYSQELKKLNPKLKVFEKACPLFVPIAEEGWIDHKATELIAREYLTELKSKKIDSLVLGCTHYPILADVIQKVMGKSVKLVDSGTPAAHLVEEYLNGRGLRNISNQIGKREFYVSDIPSRFKEIAERFLGRKITHLHKVELDELVNE; this is encoded by the coding sequence ATGGATAGAACAAATCCGATCGGTTTTTTCGATTCAGGCATCGGCGGTTTAACAGTTGTTAAAGCAGTTTCACAGTTGCTGCCTAATGAAAATATAGTCTACTTCGGGGATACTGCCCGCGTCCCGTACGGATCTAAATCAAATGATACAGTTGTTGAATACTCTATTCAGGCAGCCAACTTCTTATTAAGAAAAAATATTAAACTGATGGTTGTGGCATGCAATACGGCTTCATCGGTAGCGTTAAAAGAACTGAAAAGATTTCTTACTATCCCGGTTATCGGAATGATTGAGCCGGGCTCTAAACTCGCTCTTAGGGAATCTGGAAATGGTAAAATCGGCGTTATAGGTACAAATGCAACTATTAATAATAAAGCTTATTCACAGGAATTGAAGAAGCTTAATCCTAAATTAAAAGTATTTGAAAAAGCATGTCCTCTCTTCGTTCCGATAGCCGAAGAAGGATGGATCGATCATAAAGCAACCGAGCTGATCGCGAGAGAATACCTGACCGAACTTAAATCTAAAAAGATTGACAGCCTTGTACTCGGATGCACTCATTATCCGATCCTCGCGGATGTAATTCAGAAAGTAATGGGTAAAAGTGTTAAGCTGGTGGATTCCGGTACTCCCGCGGCTCATCTTGTGGAGGAATATCTAAACGGAAGGGGATTGAGGAATATTTCCAACCAGATCGGTAAAAGAGAGTTTTATGTTAGTGATATTCCTTCCAGATTTAAGGAAATAGCCGAAAGATTTTTAGGCCGGAAAATTACTCATCTGCATAAAGTTGAACTTGATGAACTGGTAAACGAGTGA
- a CDS encoding NUDIX hydrolase, whose product MNFVVNKSETVFHGKVFDVRVDEIEYNGTGNKSFRQVAVHPGGAVIVPVTNEGKIILISQYRYPHNERVIELPAGKLEKGEDPLNCAARELTEETGYSAGEIVKLGKIFTTPGFCNEVLHIYLAENLIPGDHAREEGEEDIQLLELSVEEIDEKIRSCEIVDGKTISGIYFYKLKRK is encoded by the coding sequence ATGAATTTTGTTGTTAACAAATCCGAGACTGTTTTTCACGGCAAAGTATTCGATGTAAGGGTAGATGAAATTGAGTACAACGGAACAGGCAATAAAAGTTTCCGCCAGGTTGCCGTCCACCCCGGGGGAGCGGTTATAGTCCCTGTTACAAATGAAGGAAAGATAATTTTAATCAGCCAGTACCGTTACCCGCATAACGAAAGAGTGATAGAACTTCCGGCAGGAAAACTTGAAAAAGGCGAAGACCCTTTGAATTGCGCTGCAAGGGAATTAACTGAAGAAACAGGCTACAGCGCCGGGGAAATTGTTAAACTCGGAAAAATTTTCACTACACCCGGTTTTTGCAACGAGGTATTACACATTTACCTTGCAGAGAATTTGATTCCCGGAGATCATGCGCGCGAAGAGGGCGAAGAGGATATTCAATTGCTGGAACTCTCCGTAGAAGAAATCGATGAAAAAATAAGATCCTGCGAGATAGTAGACGGGAAGACAATCAGTGGAATCTACTTTTACAAATTGAAACGTAAATGA